The following proteins come from a genomic window of Pyxidicoccus sp. MSG2:
- a CDS encoding M16 family metallopeptidase, translating to MMAPLSWKVLLSSLLLSSFPSAAQGPATPAPKPATPAPAPAQGVTLPKPTTVTLKNGAKLLLVERRNLPLVSFSAWIRGGALGAPAGKEGLAALTGELMQKGAGPRDARQFAEAVDGVGATLEVLPTLEALIINGQFMSRDTGLMVELLTDMLTRPRFSQDELEKTRERMVSEIASAKDGDLRALIGSYFQAFHFTSHPYGAPVKGSEASLPGLTREDVLAYAKNQLGADRLILSVVGDFDAKALAAKLESALGGWAKAASPAPEVPATTASKGRRVLLVDKPDATQTYFWIGNTGISRDDPDRVAVELAETVFGGRFTSLLNTELRVKSGLSYGAAAYFIRNSRPGPVVISSYTKTESTGRAIDLALDVLSRYRQSGMDDAMLASSKAYVLGQFPPTLETGTQVAGKLSELAFYGLDSSDVDGFARDVSAATRDSVRAVIQRTLPSPQDLTVVLIGKASAIRDVARKYGTVTEMKISDKRFAPPAAPAKN from the coding sequence ATGATGGCGCCCCTCTCCTGGAAGGTCCTGCTCAGCTCGCTGCTGCTCTCCTCCTTCCCCTCCGCCGCGCAGGGCCCCGCCACTCCGGCTCCGAAGCCGGCGACGCCTGCTCCGGCTCCGGCGCAGGGCGTGACGCTCCCCAAGCCCACCACCGTCACGCTGAAGAACGGCGCGAAGCTGCTCCTCGTGGAGCGGAGGAATCTGCCGCTCGTCTCGTTCAGCGCGTGGATTCGCGGCGGTGCGCTCGGCGCTCCCGCCGGCAAGGAGGGCCTGGCCGCCCTCACCGGCGAGCTGATGCAGAAGGGCGCCGGCCCTCGTGACGCCCGCCAGTTCGCCGAGGCCGTGGACGGCGTGGGAGCCACCCTCGAGGTGTTGCCCACCCTCGAGGCCCTCATCATCAACGGCCAGTTCATGTCTCGCGACACCGGGCTGATGGTGGAACTGCTCACCGACATGCTCACCCGCCCGCGCTTCTCCCAGGACGAGCTGGAGAAGACGCGCGAGCGCATGGTGTCCGAAATCGCCTCCGCCAAGGACGGAGACCTGCGCGCCCTCATCGGCTCGTACTTCCAGGCGTTCCACTTCACCAGCCATCCGTACGGCGCTCCCGTGAAGGGCAGCGAGGCGTCCCTCCCGGGCCTCACCCGCGAGGACGTGCTCGCGTACGCGAAGAACCAGCTCGGCGCGGACCGGCTCATCCTCTCCGTGGTGGGCGACTTCGACGCGAAGGCGCTCGCCGCGAAGCTGGAGTCCGCGCTCGGCGGCTGGGCGAAGGCCGCCTCGCCGGCTCCCGAGGTGCCCGCCACCACCGCGTCCAAGGGCCGCCGCGTGCTGCTCGTGGACAAGCCGGACGCCACCCAGACGTACTTCTGGATTGGCAACACCGGCATCTCCCGTGACGACCCGGACCGCGTCGCCGTGGAACTGGCGGAGACCGTGTTCGGCGGCCGCTTCACCTCGCTGCTCAACACCGAGCTGCGCGTGAAGTCCGGCCTCAGCTACGGCGCCGCCGCATACTTCATCCGCAACTCGCGCCCGGGCCCCGTGGTCATCAGCTCGTACACGAAGACGGAGTCCACCGGCCGGGCCATCGACCTCGCGCTGGACGTGCTCTCGCGCTACCGCCAGTCCGGCATGGACGACGCCATGCTCGCCTCGTCCAAGGCGTACGTGCTGGGCCAGTTCCCGCCCACGCTGGAGACGGGCACGCAGGTGGCCGGCAAGCTGTCCGAGCTCGCCTTCTACGGGCTCGACTCCAGCGACGTGGACGGCTTCGCCCGCGACGTCTCCGCCGCCACCCGCGACAGTGTGCGCGCCGTCATCCAGCGCACGCTGCCCTCGCCGCAGGACCTCACCGTCGTCCTCATCGGCAAGGCGTCCGCCATCCGCGACGTGGCCCGCAAGTACGGCACCGTCACGGAGATGAAGATCTCCGACAAGCGCTTCGCTCCGCCCGCCGCCCCCGCGAAGAACTGA
- a CDS encoding M16 family metallopeptidase, giving the protein MFRQSLLWASCLALLAAPVAGAQGQGRAASKPSPATTQKLGASIEARTLKNGMKVIVWPDQDIPNAVLYNWFRVGSRNEYPGITGLSHFFEHMMFNGAKKYGPGEFDRVMEANGGANNAFTSEDVTVYMEWFPRSALELIFDLEADRLQNLAFDPKVIESERGVVYSERRSSVDNYNAGALQEQVQATAYVAHPYQFPVIGWPSDIESWKLEDLQRYFKTYYAPNNSTLIVTGAVTPAEIFALAEKYLEPIPSQPAPAPVRTQEPEQHGERRVVVRKLAQSPILQLAYHGISGKDADAEALNLLLRILADGDSSRLHRRLVEEARVAIKVEPLFSPGFDPSLVWIQADLPPGGDLAKVEAMLTEELDRVVKDGVTEAELRKARNIALAGYWRGLETNDGRGRALGTAEVFRGDYRQLFDAPARFEKVTREDVRKVAARIFNSQRRTVGWLVPTDEKDATPDTRKEATR; this is encoded by the coding sequence ATGTTCCGTCAGTCGTTACTCTGGGCGTCCTGCCTGGCCCTGCTCGCGGCCCCCGTCGCGGGCGCGCAGGGGCAGGGCAGGGCGGCGTCCAAGCCTTCCCCGGCCACCACGCAGAAGCTCGGCGCCAGCATCGAGGCGCGCACCCTCAAGAACGGGATGAAGGTCATCGTCTGGCCCGACCAGGACATCCCCAACGCCGTCCTCTACAACTGGTTCCGCGTCGGCAGCCGCAACGAGTACCCCGGCATCACCGGCCTGTCCCACTTCTTCGAACACATGATGTTCAACGGCGCCAAGAAGTACGGCCCCGGTGAGTTCGACCGCGTCATGGAGGCCAACGGCGGCGCCAACAACGCCTTCACCTCCGAGGACGTCACCGTCTACATGGAGTGGTTCCCCCGCTCCGCCCTCGAGCTCATCTTCGACCTCGAGGCCGACCGCCTCCAGAACCTCGCCTTCGACCCCAAGGTCATCGAGTCCGAGCGCGGCGTCGTCTACTCGGAGCGCCGCTCCTCCGTGGACAACTACAACGCCGGCGCCCTCCAGGAGCAGGTCCAGGCCACCGCCTACGTCGCCCACCCGTACCAGTTCCCCGTCATCGGCTGGCCGTCGGACATCGAGTCCTGGAAGCTCGAGGACCTCCAGCGCTACTTCAAGACGTACTACGCCCCCAACAACAGCACCCTCATCGTCACCGGCGCCGTCACCCCCGCCGAAATCTTCGCGCTCGCGGAGAAGTACCTCGAGCCCATCCCCTCCCAGCCCGCCCCCGCTCCCGTCCGCACCCAGGAGCCCGAGCAGCACGGGGAGCGCCGCGTCGTCGTCCGCAAGCTGGCCCAGTCCCCCATCCTCCAGCTCGCCTACCACGGCATCTCCGGGAAGGACGCGGACGCCGAGGCGCTCAACCTGCTCCTGCGCATCCTCGCCGACGGCGACTCCTCGCGCCTGCACCGCCGCCTCGTCGAGGAGGCCCGCGTCGCCATCAAGGTCGAGCCCCTGTTCTCCCCCGGCTTCGACCCGTCGCTCGTCTGGATTCAGGCGGACCTGCCCCCCGGCGGTGACCTCGCGAAGGTGGAGGCGATGCTCACCGAGGAGCTCGACCGTGTCGTGAAGGACGGCGTCACCGAGGCGGAGCTGCGCAAGGCGCGCAACATCGCCCTCGCCGGCTACTGGCGCGGCCTGGAGACCAATGACGGCCGTGGCCGCGCTCTCGGCACCGCCGAGGTCTTCCGCGGCGACTACCGCCAGCTCTTCGACGCCCCCGCACGGTTCGAGAAGGTCACCCGCGAGGACGTGCGCAAGGTCGCCGCGCGCATCTTCAACTCCCAGCGCCGCACCGTCGGGTGGCTCGTGCCCACCGACGAGAAGGACGCCACCCCCGACACCCGCAAGGAGGCCACGCGATGA